From one Bacteroides intestinalis DSM 17393 genomic stretch:
- a CDS encoding glycoside hydrolase family 28 protein, with protein sequence MKKVLGIISLLLSTTLATANSIDFDKAFKESAKIEKQIKKTSFPKQTYLITDFGAKPDTPDAPCHEAINQAIVTCCLNGGGTVVVPKGTFYTGPITLKSNVNFHVEEGAVLRFSTDQSLYFPGVITRWEGIDCYNAHPLIYAYGETNIAITGKGTIDGQGSNETWWPMCGAPRYGWKEGMVAQRNGGRERLLMYGETSTPIYKRVMTPEDGLRPQLINLYSCNTVLIEDVTLLNSPFWVIHPLFCESLTVRGVYVYNRGPNGDGCDPESCKNVLIENCTFDTGDDCIAIKSGRNQDGRKWGIPSENIIVRGCYMKKGHGGVVIGSEISGGYRNLYVENCKMDSPDLDRVIRIKTSTCRGGLIENVFVRNVTVGQCREAVLRINLQYENRENCNRGFTPTVRNVHLKNVTCEKSKLGVLIIGLDDNDHVYNISVEDSHFNNVAKDGNDIKGAKDVTFKNLYINGKLVK encoded by the coding sequence ATGAAAAAAGTACTCGGAATTATTTCCCTGCTTCTCTCGACCACATTGGCAACAGCCAACTCGATAGATTTCGATAAGGCTTTCAAGGAGAGTGCAAAGATTGAAAAACAAATCAAGAAAACATCTTTCCCAAAACAGACGTATCTCATTACGGACTTCGGTGCCAAACCCGACACCCCGGATGCTCCCTGCCATGAGGCAATCAACCAGGCTATCGTAACATGTTGCCTGAATGGCGGTGGCACGGTTGTAGTTCCCAAAGGTACATTCTACACAGGTCCCATCACACTGAAAAGTAACGTCAACTTTCATGTAGAAGAAGGAGCCGTATTGAGATTTTCAACCGATCAGAGCCTCTACTTCCCCGGAGTTATCACCCGCTGGGAAGGAATAGACTGCTATAATGCCCACCCGTTGATTTATGCATACGGTGAGACAAATATCGCCATCACCGGCAAAGGGACTATCGACGGACAAGGCTCCAACGAAACCTGGTGGCCTATGTGTGGCGCTCCCCGCTATGGCTGGAAAGAGGGCATGGTGGCACAACGCAACGGAGGACGGGAACGCCTGTTGATGTACGGTGAAACCTCCACTCCTATTTATAAACGCGTAATGACACCTGAAGACGGATTACGTCCGCAACTCATCAACCTATACTCATGTAATACAGTGCTGATAGAAGATGTAACTTTATTGAATTCTCCTTTCTGGGTTATTCACCCGTTATTCTGCGAAAGTCTCACTGTACGCGGTGTATACGTTTATAATCGCGGTCCCAATGGTGATGGCTGCGACCCTGAATCCTGCAAAAATGTATTGATAGAGAACTGTACTTTCGATACCGGAGATGACTGTATTGCTATCAAGTCCGGACGTAACCAGGATGGACGCAAATGGGGTATCCCCAGCGAAAACATCATTGTACGCGGCTGTTATATGAAGAAAGGACATGGAGGTGTAGTCATCGGTAGCGAAATCTCCGGTGGATATCGCAACTTGTATGTAGAAAACTGCAAGATGGATAGTCCAGACCTCGACCGTGTTATCCGCATCAAGACCAGCACCTGCCGTGGCGGACTGATTGAAAATGTATTCGTACGTAATGTCACCGTAGGACAGTGTCGCGAAGCCGTGCTGCGCATCAACCTTCAATACGAGAATCGTGAGAACTGTAACCGTGGTTTCACTCCTACTGTCCGCAACGTTCATCTGAAGAATGTGACTTGCGAGAAAAGCAAGCTTGGTGTCCTCATTATCGGTCTCGACGACAATGATCATGTGTACAATATCAGTGTTGAAGACTCCCACTTTAATAATGTTGCCAAAGATGGAAATGACATAAAAGGAGCTAAAGACGTTACGTTCAAAAATCTCTATATAAATGGAAAACTCGTAAAGTAA
- a CDS encoding tetratricopeptide repeat protein has protein sequence MEQLKTIKELINQGDVAEAIRQLDEYLITDSTDRDEAFYLLGNAYRKQGNWQLALNNYQYAIDLNPDSPAREAYRMAMDILNFFNKDMYNQ, from the coding sequence ATGGAGCAACTGAAAACTATCAAAGAGCTTATCAATCAAGGAGATGTAGCAGAAGCTATCCGGCAGCTCGATGAATATCTGATCACCGACTCTACCGACCGGGACGAAGCTTTTTATCTCCTGGGAAATGCCTATCGCAAACAAGGTAACTGGCAGCTGGCTTTGAACAACTACCAGTATGCTATCGACCTTAATCCCGACAGCCCTGCCCGCGAAGCCTATCGTATGGCAATGGATATCCTGAATTTCTTCAATAAGGATATGTACAATCAATAA
- a CDS encoding indolepyruvate ferredoxin oxidoreductase subunit alpha produces the protein MAKIKGAIVVDTERCKGCNLCVVACPLHVIALTKEVNVKGYNYAHQILEDTCNGCASCAQVCPDGCISVYKVKVE, from the coding sequence ATGGCAAAGATTAAAGGAGCAATCGTAGTGGACACCGAACGGTGCAAAGGCTGCAATCTATGCGTGGTAGCCTGTCCTCTGCATGTAATAGCCCTCACCAAAGAGGTGAACGTAAAAGGGTATAACTATGCCCACCAAATACTGGAAGATACCTGCAACGGCTGTGCGTCGTGCGCCCAGGTTTGCCCGGACGGATGTATCTCTGTTTATAAAGTAAAAGTTGAATAA
- a CDS encoding 3-methyl-2-oxobutanoate dehydrogenase subunit VorB — translation MAEEVVLMKGNEAIAHAAIRCGADGYFGYPITPQSEVLETLAELKPWETTGMVVLQAESEVAAINMVYGGAGSGKMVLTSSSSPGVSLKQEGISYLAGAELPCLIVNVMRGGPGLGTIQPSQADYFQTVKGGGHGDYRLITLAPASVQEMADFVGLAFDLAFKYRNPAIILADGVIGQMMEKVVLPPQKPRRTDAEVIEQCPWATTGRVNGRKPNIITSLELKPEEMEKNNIRFQAKYKLIEENEVRFEEINCEDADYLIIAFGSMARIGQKAMELAREEGIKVGILRPITLWPFPTKAIASYAEKVKGMLVTELNAGQMVEDVRLAVNGKVKVEHFGRLGGIVPDPEEIVSALKEKLIEK, via the coding sequence ATGGCAGAAGAAGTTGTATTAATGAAAGGAAACGAAGCCATCGCCCACGCAGCTATCCGTTGCGGAGCGGACGGATACTTCGGTTATCCTATTACTCCGCAATCGGAAGTATTGGAAACTCTTGCCGAACTGAAACCCTGGGAAACTACCGGTATGGTGGTGCTACAGGCAGAAAGTGAAGTGGCAGCTATTAATATGGTGTACGGCGGTGCCGGAAGTGGGAAAATGGTGTTGACATCATCTTCCAGCCCCGGTGTCAGTCTGAAACAGGAAGGTATATCCTACTTGGCAGGTGCCGAATTACCCTGTTTGATTGTAAATGTAATGCGTGGCGGTCCCGGATTGGGAACAATCCAACCCAGTCAGGCAGACTACTTCCAGACTGTTAAGGGTGGAGGTCATGGTGACTACCGTCTGATTACTTTGGCTCCCGCTTCCGTACAGGAAATGGCTGACTTCGTTGGATTGGCCTTTGATCTTGCCTTCAAATATCGCAACCCGGCTATTATCCTTGCTGATGGTGTTATCGGCCAGATGATGGAAAAGGTTGTATTGCCTCCGCAAAAGCCCCGCCGTACAGATGCAGAAGTTATCGAGCAATGCCCGTGGGCTACTACCGGTAGAGTAAACGGACGCAAGCCCAATATCATTACTTCTCTGGAACTGAAACCAGAAGAGATGGAAAAGAATAACATCCGCTTCCAGGCTAAATACAAACTGATTGAAGAAAACGAAGTACGTTTCGAAGAAATCAATTGTGAAGATGCCGATTACCTGATTATCGCCTTCGGTTCTATGGCACGTATCGGACAAAAAGCAATGGAACTTGCACGCGAAGAAGGTATCAAAGTCGGCATACTGCGCCCCATTACCCTTTGGCCCTTCCCCACAAAAGCCATTGCTTCCTATGCTGAAAAAGTGAAAGGCATGCTGGTTACCGAATTGAATGCGGGACAGATGGTTGAAGATGTACGCCTCGCTGTGAATGGTAAAGTAAAAGTAGAACACTTCGGGCGTCTCGGCGGTATCGTACCCGATCCGGAAGAGATTGTAAGTGCACTGAAAGAAAAATTAATCGAGAAATGA
- a CDS encoding thiamine pyrophosphate-dependent enzyme encodes MTKEDIIKPENLVYKKPTLMNDNPMHYCPGCSHGVVHKLIAEVIEEMGMEDKAVGISPVGCAVFIYNYLDIDWQEAAHGRAPALATAIKRLWPDRLVFTYQGDGDLACIGTAETIHALNRGENITIIFINNAIYGMTGGQMAPTTLVGMKTSTSPYGRDVHLHGYPLKMADIAAQLEGTAYVTRQSVQTVGAIRKAKKAIRKAFENSLAGKGSNLVEIVSTCNSGWKQTPAQSNKWMEEHMFPFYPLGDLKDK; translated from the coding sequence ATGACAAAAGAAGATATTATCAAGCCTGAGAATCTGGTTTATAAAAAACCGACTCTGATGAACGATAATCCCATGCACTACTGTCCGGGATGCAGCCACGGTGTGGTACACAAGCTGATAGCCGAAGTAATCGAAGAAATGGGCATGGAAGACAAAGCAGTAGGTATCTCCCCCGTGGGATGTGCCGTGTTCATCTATAACTATCTGGATATTGACTGGCAGGAAGCTGCACACGGACGTGCACCCGCTCTTGCCACTGCTATCAAGCGCCTGTGGCCGGACAGACTGGTATTCACTTACCAGGGAGACGGTGACCTGGCATGTATCGGTACGGCAGAAACAATCCATGCACTGAACCGCGGTGAGAACATCACCATAATCTTCATCAACAACGCCATTTATGGTATGACAGGGGGACAGATGGCTCCTACTACCCTAGTCGGCATGAAGACTTCTACCAGCCCTTACGGACGTGATGTTCATTTGCACGGTTATCCGCTGAAAATGGCAGATATCGCCGCACAACTGGAAGGAACCGCTTACGTTACCCGCCAAAGTGTACAAACAGTCGGTGCTATCCGCAAAGCAAAGAAAGCCATCCGCAAAGCATTTGAGAACTCCCTGGCAGGCAAAGGCTCCAACCTGGTAGAAATCGTTTCTACTTGTAACTCCGGCTGGAAACAGACACCTGCGCAATCTAACAAATGGATGGAAGAGCACATGTTCCCGTTCTATCCGCTGGGTGACTTGAAAGATAAATAA
- a CDS encoding 2-oxoacid:acceptor oxidoreductase family protein — protein MKEEIIIAGFGGQGVLSMGKILAYSGLMENKEVSWMPAYGPEQRGGTANVTVIVSDEKISSPILSKYDAAIILNQPSLEKFESKVKTGGILIYDGYGIINPPTRKDIKVYRIDAMDAANEMNNAKAFNMIVLGGLLKLKPMVTLDSVLRGLKKTLPERHHHLIPMNEEAIKKGMELIKEV, from the coding sequence ATGAAAGAAGAAATCATTATAGCAGGCTTCGGTGGACAAGGTGTATTGTCCATGGGAAAGATTTTGGCATACTCGGGACTGATGGAAAATAAGGAAGTGAGCTGGATGCCCGCTTACGGACCGGAACAACGTGGTGGTACAGCTAACGTTACGGTGATCGTAAGCGATGAGAAAATCTCCTCTCCTATCCTGAGCAAGTACGATGCTGCCATCATTCTGAACCAGCCCTCACTGGAGAAATTCGAAAGTAAGGTAAAGACGGGCGGTATCCTGATTTACGACGGATATGGTATCATCAACCCGCCGACGCGTAAGGATATCAAAGTGTATCGTATCGACGCAATGGATGCAGCCAATGAAATGAATAATGCCAAAGCATTCAACATGATCGTACTGGGGGGATTGCTGAAATTGAAACCGATGGTTACACTGGATAGTGTACTCAGAGGCTTGAAGAAGACCTTGCCCGAACGCCATCATCACTTGATACCGATGAACGAAGAAGCGATTAAAAAAGGTATGGAATTGATTAAAGAGGTATAA